One Archangium violaceum genomic window, ACTGGTACCAGTTCGACATCAGTGGTGCCTATGTGCTGCAGAACGAGCAGTTGAACGTGCTGGTGGGTCCGCGCTTCCGCACCTACGGCTTCCCGCTGAGCTTCAACGCGGGCCTGAAGGCCGGCGCCTTCGTCATCCCCGACGAGGGCTTCCGCTTCGGCATCTCGCCCCAGGTGGGCGTGGACATGCTGCTGGCCAGCGAGCGGGTGGTGCTCGGCCTGGGCTACGCCCTGGACATCCCCTTCGCGGACCACGGCATCACCAACCGCGTGTTCATGAACGTCGGCTACAGGTTCTAACGCCATGCTCGTCCACGCTCTCGTTGCCGCCCTGTCGCTCGCCACCGGTCAGGTCCGTGCGGAGTCGCCCCGGACCTCCACCGCCAGCGGCCAGCCCGTGCTGCCCTTCCCGGGCCAGACGCAGACCTACAACATCATCCAGTGGGATCCGAACCAGCTGCCGCGCATCTACGAGCGCACGGATCAGCTGCCGCTCACCGACGAGGAGGTGGCGAAGCTGGCCCAGGCGGGCTTCGACGAGGCGCAGCTCGTGAAGATGATCGAGCAGCGCCGCTGCGCCTGCGACGCGAGCGCGGATGGGCTCATCCGTCTCAAGCAGGCGGGAGTGCCCAAGGGCGTGCTGGACGCGGTGTCCACCCACGCGCTCAAGCCCAACCGGGGGTTGGATCTGCTGGTGACGCTGGACTTCACCGGAGAGAGCCGCACGGCGCGCGAGGCCTTCCTCTACTTCTTCGTGGAGGACGGGGAGCTGACGCGCGTGTTCTCCGCCAACCTGCCGGAGCTGCTCTCGCGCCAGAACGAGCACGAGACGATGGTGGACCGCAGCGACATCCTCCGGGCCCGCACGGTGCGCCGCATCCAGCTGGCCGGGCAGGTGCCGCTCAAGACATACGGTACGCATCGGGTGATGGTGGCGGCCAGCGCCAACCCGACGCTCACCCATCCCTCCCAGCTCACCGAGACCGAGCGGGCCAAGGCCCAGCTCTACACCTTCGAGTACCCGCGTGCGTCCCTGCAGAGCCTGTGCAGGCTGACGGCCGGGTACCGGCGTGACGCGGTGCTCGCCTACAAGTGGAACTTCCAGGGCAGCCGCTTCGAATGCGAATGGAACTAGGAGTGCACTCCATCATGAAGACCCGTCTCATCGTCACCGTTTCCCTCGCCGGGCTCCTCGCCGCCTGCGGAGGGCCGCGCGCCTTCACCCGCGGCACCTACGAGGACCCGAACACCATCGAGATGCTGTCGGATCAGTTCAACGAGAACGATCTGCAGCTCATCGCCAAGAAGATGGTGAACTCGCTGGCTGGCGCGCCGCGCTTCTCCCAGCCCTCGCAGCAGCTGCCGGTGGTGCTGGTGGGCCGACTCAAGAACAAGACGTCCGAGCACATCGACATGGCCTCGCTGGGCGACAAGATCCAGACGGGCCTGGCCCAGACGGGCCGGTTCGCCCTGCTGGACAAGGCGGCGCGCGAGGACCTCGCCGAGGAGTACGAGTACCAGCAGTCGGGCTACGTGCGCCCGGACGCGGCCAAGGCCCCGGGCGAGCAGGCCAGCGCGGACTACCTGCTCACGGGGGAGATCTCCTCCATCATCCAGCAGGTCGGCAACGACAAGCTCGTCTATTACAAGATGACCGCGAAGCTGAACAACGTGCGCACGGGCCTCGTGGAGTGGACGGACGAGAAGGAAATCCGCAAGAAGTTCGAGAAGAAGCCCGTCTCCTGGTAGCGCGACCATGAGCCTCTTCCGCTGTCACCGCGCGAGCCCGTGGGCGGTGCTCGCGCTCGCGGGCTTGATGCTGCTGTCCGGCTGCGCGGGGGACTACATCGCGCGCACGCGGGGCCTGCGCACCGCGTACGAGTCGGAGTCGTACGAGCTCGCGCTGGCCGAGCTGGAGTCGGTGGCGAAGCATGACTCCGGCAAGGACACGCTGCTGGTGCTGCTGGACCGCGGCATGGTGCTGCACGCGGCGGGACGGTGGCGGGACAGCATCCAGGTGCTGGCGGAGGCGGACCGGTTGTCGGCGGAACTGGACGTCGTCTCCGTGAGCGAGGAGGCCGGGGCGCTCGTCACCAACGAGCGGCAGCGCGCCTACCGGGGCGAGGACTTCGAGAAGCTGATGATCTCCGTGCTCCAGGCGCTCAACTACGCGCAGCTGGGCCAGGACGAGGAAGCGCTCGTCGAGGTCCGCCGCGTGAACGAGCGTCTGGCGAAGATGATCTCCGACGAGAAGAAGCCCTACGAGCAGCTCGCCATCGCGCGCTACATCGGCGGCGTGCTCTACGAGGACCAGCGGGAGTGGGACTCGGCGTACATCGACTACGCGAAGGCGCTCGAGCTGGAGCCGCGACTGGGCGGGCTGGCGGAGCCGCTGCTGCGGCTGGCGAAGAAGACGGGGCGGCTGGACGAATACGAGCAGCTGCGTCAGCGCTTCCCGGACGTGGAGCACGCGCCACTGGGGCCGGACGAGGGCCAGGTCATCGTGGTGGTGGAAGCGGGGTTGTCGCCGGAGAAGGAGCCCGCGGACCGGCGGATGGACACGCAAGACATCATCCAGGTGCCGGTGTACCGGGACCGGGGGAACCCTTCGCAGGCCAAGGTGTGGGTGGAGGATGGCGCGAAGCAGCGAACGGTGACGGTGACGTCACTGGCGGACGTGGCGAAGGTGCACCTGAACGAGCGCATTGGCCGGATGCTGGCGAAACAGGTGGCCGGGGTGGCGTTGAAGGCGGGGCTCGCGGCGGGGGCGGGGGCGCTGACGAAGAGCAAGGAGCTGGGGGCGCTGACCTTCGTGGTCCTGAACGCGATGAACCAGCCGGACCTGCGCTCCTGGCTGTCACTGCCGGCGGAGTTCCAACTGGCCCGCTTCCGGCTGCCGGCGGGCCACCACACGGTGCACGTGGACGCCGCGGGATTGCGTACCGCCCGGGAGGTGGAGGTGAAACCGGGCCGGGTGCACGTCGTCGTGGTGCGCAGCTACTACTGAGCGCCCCCTCCCTCGCCCTCCGGGAGAGGGCCGGGGTGAGGGTAACGCGCCCCCCGGGTTGCACCCCGAGCGATCTGTGCTAGGTGTCGGGCCCCCCCGTCGGGTCCCCCATGCCTTTCGCTGTAGCCCTCTCCTCCTACTCCTTGGTCATCCTGCTAGGCGCCGTCGTGGGGGCGCTGGTGGTGGTGCTCACCCGCACACCGACGAAGCTGGTGACGTTCCTGGCGTTCGCGGCGGGGGTGATGTTCGGGGCGGCCTTCTTCCACATGCTGCCCGAGGCGTACCACGGGGGCGGATTCTGGGCGTTCGCGCTGGTGCCGGCGGGGTTCGTGTTCCTGATGGTGCTGGAGCGGTACGTGTTGACGCACGCGTGCGAGGAGCCGCCGGAGTGCGAGGAGCACGTGCATGGCCACACGCTGGGGCTGACGGCGTTCCTGGGGCTGTCGGCGCACACGCTGTTCGACGGAATCGCGCTGGGCTCGGCGGTGAAGGAGGGCGTGGGGCTGATGGCGTTGATGGCGATCACCTCGCACAAGGTGCCCTCGTCGCTGTCGCTGGCCTCCATCCTGAAGGCGGAGGGGAAGAGCTCGAGGCGCATCCTGCTCTTCTCGGTGCTGTACGGGCTGATGGTGCCGGTGGGGGCGGTGCTGTACTTCGCCTTCGACGCGGTGCTGCGCTTCGAGGCGCTGGCTCCGAGGGCGCTGGCCTTCTCGGCGGGCACCTTCCTCTACGTGGCGGTGTCGGACCTGCTGCCGCACGTGAACCGGCACGGCAAGGACAACCGGGGGCGCAACCTGGTGGCGCTGGCGGCGGGCCTGCTGCTGATGCTGGCGCTCGCGCAGATGACGGAGCTGCCGGGTCACCACTGAGGACGGCCGCATTGTAAGCAACCGACCAGAGCAGTGCCGGGACGGTTGAGCCCCTGTCGGATGCAGGGGACGCTCCGAAGACCCATCCTGTGGGGTGGTGTGTCGAGCGATCCGGAGGAGGACATGCTCACCGTCGAGGAACTGATGACCCGGGAGCTGGTCACCCTGAACGAGGACGATGACATCGTCCGGGGGGACGATCTGCTGGCCCAACATGACATCCGTCACCTGCCGGTGGTGAAGGATGGAAAGCTCGTGGGGCTGGTGAGTCACCGGGACCTGATTCGGGCCCTGGCCCGTCAGGACAGGGCGCCAGGAGCGCCACCGATGCAGGTGCGGGACGTCATGACGCGCTCACCGGAGACGTTGAAGCCGAAGAGCTCGGTGCAGGAGGCCATCCACAAGATGCTCGACCGCAAGTTCGGGTGTGTTCCGGTGGTGGAGGACGGGGGCCGGCTGGTGGGAATCCTCACGGAGACGGACCTCATCCGCCTCGCGGGCCGCCTTCTGAAACAGGAAGACCGGCACTGACCGCGGAAGTCACCAGGAGGGTGACGAGCGCACTTGCTTTTCATGGCGCGGCGCCGAGGATGCATGCCGCCACGAGCGCGGCACTTCATCCATGGAACGACTCTCCGACTGGTACGACCATCCCGAGTATTACGAGGCCATCTTCGGCACGGACACCGAGCGGGAGATGGACTTCCTGCTGGAGGTGAGCCGCCGTTACGGCACGGGGGGCAAGAGGTTGCTCGAGCCCGCGTGTGGGGCGGGCCGGCTCGTCGCCGAGGCCGCGCGCCGGGGCTACCAGGTGGTGGGCTACGACATCTCCGAGAAGATGCTGGCCCACGCCCGCCGACGCCTCACTCCGGCCATGCGCCGGAGGGTTCGCCTCCATCAGGCCCGCATGGAGGAGTTCTACCAGCCGGAGCTGGAGGGGAAGGTGGACCTGGCCTTCAACCTGGTGTCCACGTTCCGCTACCTGGACAGCGAGAAGGCGGCGCTCGCGCACCTGGAGGGGACGCGGCGGCTGCTGAATCCCGAGGGCGTGTACGTGCTCGGCTTCCACCTGACGGACTATGAGCGGGACAAGGCGGAGCACGAGCGGTGGGTGGAGCGGCTCGGGAAGGACACGGTGGTGTGCAACACCCACGAGGGGTTGCCGGATCCCCGCCTGAGACGCTCGGCCATGCGGAACCGGCTGCGGATAACAGGGCCGGGGAAGGACCTGCTCATCGAGACGCACTGGTACTTCCGCACATACGATCTGCCGCAGATCCGGCGGCTGTTCCGCCGTGCGGGACTCCAGGTGTTGGCGGTCTACGACTTCGACTACCAGGTGGATGCGCCACGGAAGCGGAGAGAAATCAGGCTCGACAGCATCTTCGTGCTGCAACCCGTGAAGACCAAGACTCCCTCTCCCTCCGGGAGAGGGTCGGGGTGAGGGTATCTACCTGCTCTGTGCGCCGAGCGGCTGTCGTTCAGCGTCCCGCAGACCCACGAGCACGCTGGAGCCATCATCGGCCACGCGCAGCTCGCCATACTTCGCGTCGGCGTACTGGTCCGCGTGGCCCTCCTGGAAGAAGAAGGACTCCGCACCCAGGCGCACGCGACCCTTGCGTACCCTGTAGCGCAGCAGCAGCTCGCCTGGGGCGAGCGGGGTGCCGGGCGCATCACGGCGGACGAAGCGCCCCACGCCGTTCTCGTCGAGGCGGAGCACGAGGCGCCCGTCCTCCGTGTTCGGGTCCGAGTCCGCGAACGGGTCGGGATCGCGGACCTCGCGGCTGATGGCGTAGTCGAGCACCATGTAATCGCCCTGCATGAGCGAACGCGGATCCACGGGTGCGAGCTCCAGCAGCACGGGCGTGCCGTGGGCGAGGACGAGCTCCTTGCGTACGACCAGCACCACCAGGACGAGCACGATCAGGGCGAGTCCGCCAAATATGACGCGGGCGCGCATCAGCGCACCTCCTCGGTAGCGGGGAAGCGGCGCAGGATGAAGAGACGCAGGCCGAGCAGCACCAGGCCGCCGCCGAGCAGCGCGAGCGACTTGGCCAACAGCGTGAGCTGGAGGTCGTAGTAGTAGCCCACGCCGAAGCCGAGCACGAAGAGCACGGCCATGCCGAGCATCACCACGCTGCGCCGATGGAAACCGAGCAGGAGCACGCCGGTGGCGGCGATGACTCCGGGGGTCTGGAGCGTGAGGAGCGCCAGAAGCCCGAGCGAGGCGAAGGCCGTCACGCCCGCGATTCCACCGGGCTCGGAGCCCGTCTCCTCCAGCACGCGCCAGGCCGAGTACAGCGTCACCACTGCGAGTCCCAGGGTCAGCACGCCGGGTGGCAGTTCCACCGCGCCGTGGCGGAAGAGTTCGCGGTAGATGTCATGGAACCAGCTGCGCATCACCAATGACGACAGGAGCGTGGTGACGAGCCCGAAGGCCGCGGGCGTCACCATCGCACCCCAGGGCCCACTCTGGAGCCGTCCCTGTTGGAGCAGGAGGTGGTGCGCGAGAAGGGTGAGGCCCACGAGCGCCACGTCCACCAGCACGCCGGGCGCGGTGAGGCGCAGCAGGAGCATCAACGCGAAGCTGGCGAACAGCGCGGACAGGAAACGCTGGATGGCATCCGGGTAGACGAAGAGAAGTACCCCCTGGATAGCGATGGTGGCGATGGCCGCCGCCTCCGCGCTCTCGGAGAGGACCGCGACGCCACCGATGAAGAGGCCCTGCCCGGCCAGTCCGGTGGACAGGGCGAGCTGGGTGAGGAACACGTTGTCCCCCAGACGGCGCAGGAAGACGGCACCTCCGGTGAGCAGCAGGCCCAGGATGATGGCGCCCACCTCCTCGCCGATCACCACTCCCAGGGAGAGGAACGCCATCAGGAACAGGGAGGAGAACCAGGCTCCGAATCCGATGAGGACGCGCACGAACCAGGGCATGGCCGCGGTGGCCTGCCGGGAGGCTGCGAGCGCGGCGCGCGCCTGTTCCTGGAACTCGGCGGGCAGAACCTCCCGGAGCGAGGGTTTGAGCGCCATGGCTACACCTCCTCCGAGCCACGCGCCTCGGCGCGCAGCCACCAGACCGAGAGTCCCACCTCGCCGATGATGACCAGGGCCATCACGAAGAAGACGTCCGGCTCGAAGCGGTTCTCATTGAACAGGGCGCGGCCAATCAAGGTGGTGACCAGCGTCATCGCGCTCATCGCGTCCAGGGTGAGAAGGAAGAGCTCGGAGCGGACGAAGCGGTGGAAGAGATACGCCGCGACCATCACTCCCAGGAGCAGGCCGAACGCCACGCGGCTCGCGGTGTCCGCCTCGCGAGGCTCCGCCACCATGTAGGTCGCCAGCGCGAGCAGCGGTGCCAGTGTCATCATCGCGAGCACCCGGGGCAGCCACCGGCCCTGAAGCCAGGGAATGCCACGCCCCGCGAGGAGCTCGTGCGCGGCCCAGGCCCCGCCGTTCACCAGCCCGAGCACCAGGAGCAGCGTGGAACCCTCTCCGAGGGCGACCTGCTCCCAATAAAGGCAGATACCCGTGTCCACGAGGAGCAGCAGCAACAGCCACAAGGGGCCAAAGCGCGCGAGCGCCACCCAGGGCAGGACGAGCAGGCTCCACCCGATGAACAGCTCATAGGGATCGGCGCCCGTCTGGTACGCCTGCCCGTAGACGGCGAGTAGCGGGCCCACGAGCACCGCCGCGAAGAGGAGGGCGAACTGTCCAGCGAGCCCCTCACCCAGACGCCAGGCCGCGAGGGACGCCGCGAGGATGGCCGCCAGCAGCAGCCCCATCTTCCCGAAGCGGTGGAGGGCCGCCCAGTTGTAGGCGAAGAAGTAGATGACGCCGGAGAGCACGAGCAACGAGCCGAAGCCGAGCAGCACGGCGGACAGGAAGCGCCGCCAGGCGGGCCGCGCTGGAGAGGCCACGGCGAGCCGCAGGGCCTGCTCCATGCCCGAGGGCGTCAGGACACCGGCATCGGCGAGCGCGCGGATGCGTTCGGGCGTGGCGGCGAAATCAAGCGGATCAAGGGACACGGCGGTGGAGGCTAGCGCCCCGACCCCTGTCCCGGCCAGACTCCCTGTTGTGAGCACTCCCTCCGCGAAGAGCGTCCAGGACGAGCTGGCACGAGCGGCCGATCCCGAGAAGGCCGCCTTCTTTCCGAAGTTCTTCAAGACGGGCCCGGGGGGATACGCCGAAGGGGACGTGTTCCTGGGCGTGACCGTCCCGGAGCAGCGGCGGATCGCCCGGCGCCACAAGAACCTCCCCCTGGAGCAGGTGCGTGAGCTGTTACGGAGCAAGCTGCACGAGCACCGGTTCACCGGCTTCGTCATCCTCGTGGAGCAGTTCGAGCGGGCGGACGAGGCCGGACGCGAACGCCTCTTCACCTTCTGCCGGGAGCACCTGGCGGGGATGAACAACTGGGACCTGGTGGACACGGTGGCGCCGCGACTGATCGGCGCATACCTGCTCGAGCATCCCGAGCACGTGCCGCAGCTCTACGACTTCGCACGCTCGCCAGTGCTGTGGGAGCGGCGCATCGCCATCATGGCGACCTTCGCCTTCATCCGGGCGGGAGACTTCACACACACGTTGAAGCTGGCGGAACTCCTGCTCCACGACGAGCACGATCTCATCCACAAGGCGGTGGGGTGGATGCTGCGCGAGGTAGGGAACAGGAACATGGCGACCGAGGAAACCTTCCTCGACCGCCATGCCGGAGAGATGCCGAGGACCATGTTGCGCTACGCCATCGAGAAGTTCCCGCCAGCCAGACGCAAACATTACATGACCCTCTCTCCCTCTCCCTCTGGGAGAGGGTCGGGGTGAGGGTATGCATTCCCGTGCTCCCACCCGTGACTCAGAACCGTGAGCGCCGGAACTCGAGCAACCACGCCTCCAACTCTTCGGCGCCCACGGGCTCCTCGGGGAGCACGGAGTGCTCGCAGGCCGAGTCAAGCCGCTCGAAGGCGCGTCCCACCTGTCCGCGCCAGTGCTCGGAGAGGGATTCGGGCAACTCACTGCGCTCGCCACGCCGCTTCCACTCGACGAGCTCGCGCGCCTCCCGGAAGCCATAGCGGTCCATCAGCGCGGTGAGGTCCGTCTCCACTTCGCCGGTGAGCAGCGCGTGAGTACCGGTGAGCGCCGTGCGCAGCACGTACAGGAGCTTCTTGGTGGAACGGAAGTCCGTCTTCTCCCACTCGCGCAACTGACTGTGGGCGAAGCCGCGGTAATGCCTGTGCAGACGCCGCGACAGCACCCGGCGCACGAGCGGACGCAGGGACTCCAGCTCGGCCGAGCCGCGCAGGGTATGCGCTCCGAGCAGCCGCTCCACGTAGTTGCCGTTGCCCTGGAGGACGCCGAACAGCACGGGGCCGACCTCGTTGGACGAGTAATCCACCTCGACGCCGTCCACGACCTCCAGCCGCTCGGCGGTGGCGGAGCCGCGCTGCTCCAGCCGGAGCAAATGCGCGGTGGGGGTGACGTGGACGCACTTGAGGTCCAGGTCGCTGTCGGGTGAGGGGAAGCCGTACGCGTGGGCGCCCGAGAGGGACACGACGAGGTGCTCGCGCCGCGAGGACTCCTCGTCGAGCGCGCGGTCGGCCACGCGCCGCTGGTGTTCCGTCATCAGATGGTCCGTCATGACTCTTCTTCCTTCCATTCGACGGCCGGAGGCGCGGGGGCATCACGGCCGAGCGGCCCGGGCTCCTTCAGCACCCAGCGCCGCGCGAGTTCCTCGCCCACGCGCCGCAGCAGCCGGTCCGCGCGCCCGTAGTCCGGGAGCTGCGGCAACTTGCTGGTGCGGTGGGCCTCTTCCAGTTCCGGTGCGAGGGCCTCGGCGTCCCGCAGCACCTCCTCCAGCGGGACGCGTCCGGCCTTGATGTCCAACATGCGCGCCTTGTAGGTGCCGGTGACTTCGAAGGTGGGCACCCCGTCCCGCAGCCACCCGGTGGCGAGCACCACCAGGCGCAGCAGGTTGTAGGCGTTCTTCGGCCGCAGCTCGCGAGCGCTGGGAGGCCGCTGACCGCCGCCACGCGCATAGCGGGTGAGGGCGGCGAAGTCGTTGGCCTCGATGAGGCCCTGGTCCCACAGCGAGCGGTAGAGCTGCTTGAGGTACGTCTTGGCCGCGAGCAGCGCGTCCTCGGGCGTGGGCGCGGAGCGCGGGGAGATGGCCGCGAGCCGCCGGGCCACCTCGTCCAGACTCGGAGTGGGCTCCTCGCACAGCCACTCGAGCACCAGGTCCCGGTGCTCGGCGAGCCGCTGGCTGCGCGTGAGCTTGTCGAGCTGGCTCATGGCGTATCGGCCGAAGCTGCCGAAGATGGCCCTGGACACGAAGGCCTCGCGCTCGGCGAGCAACCACTCTCCCAGCTCGTCCGAGGCGCGGGCGCTGGGGACGAAGAGCATCTCCAGGGTGTTGGGGTCGGCCCGGAGGGCCTGTTCCACCGCCTTGGAGATCTCCCAGAAGGTATGGCTGCCATCGGCGCTGACGAGGTCGCGAGCCTTGTCGGCGAGGCCGAAGTGCCAGGGCAGGGGGAGGCCGAAGACGCCGCGCATGTCGACGTCGGAGGCCTCGTTGGCGAGGCCCCAGGCCTGCGAGCCCACCACGGTCTCCAGCACCACGCAGGGGCGCAGGGCGTCCCAGGTGGCGGCTCGCCGGAGCGCGAACTGGAGCTGGCCCGGCTTGCGAGGCACGAGCTCGTCACGGGCGTACCAGAGCTCGCCCACGCCGACGATCTGGACGTCGAAGCCACCGCCACGGGCGCGGACGACGCGGCCCACCACGCCCTGGGGGATGCGCCGGTCGCCGGCCACGCGCTCCACGCGCGTCGTCACCTCGGTGCCGTGGGGCAGGGGAACGGACAGCCGGTCCACCTGCTCGTAGCCACGGGGACGGGCCGTTGCTTCCGTCGGGTCCTGCTCGGGAGTCCTGTGTCCGCGGGCCATGAGTGCCTCCGGGTGGGGAGTACGAGGTGCTCATGGACGTTATGGACGCGGACTCCTGACGGCCATCGGGTGGACACCTGCCTGTCTTCCGCGCGTCAACGAAATGTCACACGTGCCGCTGTAACGTGCGGCCGCCATTCCTTCTGAGGGAAGGTGAAAGCCTTTTTCTCGGGAGGAGATCGGATGACGCAGGGCCTTCAGTCCATGGATGCGGGTGCCTTCTGTGCGCGGCATGGTGGGCAGCCGGCGAGCGCCACGTGTGTGCGTTGTGGCAACTTCATGTGTGGCGAGTGCGGCGCTGGAGGCCGCGAGGACCGTTGTCCGACATGCCGGGAGCGAGTGGCGGACCCCGCTCCGTTTCCGCTCTCGCGGACGGACTGGCGCTTCGGTGCGCTCTGGACTCTCTGCTGGGATGTGTTCCGGCGCGAGTGGCTTCTGCTGAGTCTTGGGATGTTGCTGCTCGCCGCTGTCGGTCCCGTGTTCAGTCTGGGGGTGAGCCTCGTCAGCGGAGCCCTGGGGGGCGCGGCGGGAGAGGAGGGAATGGCGGTGGCTGTGGTGCTGGTGCTGCTCGCCACTCCCTTCATCCTGGTCATCCAGGGCGTGATGCAACTGGGTGTGCACCGGGTGTCCTGGGCGGTGTTGCGAGGCGGCACGGCTACCTTTCCTGACTTCCTGGGGCAGTGGAGGAAGACACTCTCCTATGTCGTGCTGGGCATGCTGGGCTCTCTGGTGGCGCTCGCGACCGTGCTCTACGCTGGCTTCATGAACATGCTCATTCCCATGTTCATGGGCCTCGCCGTGAGCCTCGAACGGGCGGGGCTGAGTTGGTTGGGCATGCTCCTGGGGGGCGGTCTGAGCTTGGTGGTCATCCTGTTGTCGGGCTACGCACTGTTCCGGATGAGCTTCCTGCTGAGTGTGGCGATGATGGAACTGGCATGCAATGACACGGCGGGTCCACTGGTCGCGTTCCGGATTGCCAGGGTCATCACCCGGGGACAGCTCCGTTGGTTCCTGCTCGTCTGCCTCATCTCCGCTCCACTGCTCCTTCTGGGAGTCCTGATGTTGGGTATCGGCGTGTTTCCCGCCCTCGCCCTGGTTCACCTGCTGCTGGTCGGCCTCTACCTGACGCTCCGCAACGGTGTGGATCTTGGAGCCCGCGAGAAATCCGCCGACGCGCTCGGGGAGAATGCGTCTGGCTCGGAGGCGTGACAGTACGTCAGGGTCCTAGCCCGGGGCCTCGAGCATCTGATGGATCGCCGGACAGATCCCAGTACCCCGGCCGAGAGAACGCGGTATGAGACCACCCCGGAAGCGCTCAAGGCTTTCATCGGGAAGTTCGACTGCATCGTCTATTGACGCATCGTCCTGGGACGCGTGGACGAGGTGCTAATCATTGCAGCCGAGGGTCACCGGGCTGCTGAGGTCCTGGTCTTCGCCTTGGCCGTGGTCTTCGTCTTGGGGGTGGTTTTGGCCTTGGCCGTAGTCTTCGCCTTGACCTTGGGCTGCGCCTTCTGGTCGCTGGCCGTCTTCAGCCAGCGCACGACCTCGGCGTCCACGTCCTTCTTCGCCGTGAGGACCACCTTGTGGGTGACGCGGTCGTTGCCGAGGTTCCGCGCCTTCTCCAGCCGACCCTCCGGCTCGATGCCCGGCAGCATGAGACCCAGGTCGATCCGCTCCCGGGCCACCTTCACCACGCCGAACTGCGTCCCCCGCTTGAGGGTGATGTACGTCTTGCAGGGATGGACCGAGATCTCCTTGCTGGCCTTCCGGGCGGCCTTGATCAGCGCGTCGTACACCGGGCGCAACGTCGCCTTCCCGCCCGCGAAGTTGCCCTCCAGCAGGGCGTCCGGGTCCTCATGTTCCACCATGTAGCCCCCGTGCACCTGGTGGGCGACCAGCGTCGCTGTCACCGTCCCCAGTCCGTGCTCGCCCTTCAGCCAGGCCACCAGCCCCTTCACCTCCCCGGGCCCCTTCCGGGCCAGGGTTACCCACTGCTCGAAGGTGCGGCCCGTCTTCGCGGGAAGGTTGGCTTTCATCGCCTCGATGTGGTTTTGGATGCTCCGGCCGGGCATTTCCAGGTCTCTCCAGGGGGGGTGGGCCCCCTAAATTACTGGAATGTCCGGCGAAATGGGCTGTTGAGCGGCGTACCTACATCACCCTAGGCTGCCCGCCTCCTCAGGGTCGAGACGGCACATATGAACACGGACATCCGAGCACTCACCGAGCGCGTCCAGCAGGAGAGCAGCTTCGTCGAGCTCCTCAACCAGGAGGTCGGCAAGGTCATCGTCGGCCAGCGCTACATGCTGGAGCGCATCCTCATCGGCCTCTTGTGCAACGGCCACGTCCTCCTCGAGGGCGTACCGGGCCTGGCCAAGACGCTCACGGTGCGCACCATCGCCGACAGCATCAGCGCGACCTTCACGCGCATCCAGTTCACCCCGGACCTGCTTCCCGCGGACGTGGTGGGCACGATGATCTACAACCAGCAGACGGCGAGCTTCACGGTCCGCAAGGGTCCCGTCTTCGCCAACGTGCTGCTGGCGGACGAAATCAACCGCGCCCCCGCCAAGGTGCAGTCGGCGCTGCTCGAGGCCATGGCCGAGCGCCAGGTCACCATCGGCGACCAGTCCTTCCCGCTGCCCTCGCCCTTCCTGGTGCTGGCCACCCAGAACCCCATCGAGCAGGAGGGCACCTACCCGCTGCCCGAGGCGCAGGTGGACCGCTTCATGCTCAAGGTGCGGGTGGGCTACCCCACGCGCGAGGAAGAGAAGGTCATCATGGACCGCATGAGCGGCGGGAAGCCCCCGCAGGCCCAGAAGGTCATCGACCTGCAGCACCTCGTGCGCGCCCGCGAGCTCGTCACGCAGATCTACATGGACGAGAAGGTGAAGGACTACATCCTCAACGTGGTCTTCGCCACGCGCGAGCCGGGGCGCTACGGCCTCAAGGATCAGGCGGACTACATCCAGTTCGGGGCGAGCCCGCGCGCCACCATCGC contains:
- a CDS encoding AAA family ATPase; protein product: MNTDIRALTERVQQESSFVELLNQEVGKVIVGQRYMLERILIGLLCNGHVLLEGVPGLAKTLTVRTIADSISATFTRIQFTPDLLPADVVGTMIYNQQTASFTVRKGPVFANVLLADEINRAPAKVQSALLEAMAERQVTIGDQSFPLPSPFLVLATQNPIEQEGTYPLPEAQVDRFMLKVRVGYPTREEEKVIMDRMSGGKPPQAQKVIDLQHLVRARELVTQIYMDEKVKDYILNVVFATREPGRYGLKDQADYIQFGASPRATIALSQASRAHAFLRHRGFVTPEDVKAVAFDVLRHRIALTYEAEAEELTTEKLIQRVFDRVEVP